In a single window of the Elaeis guineensis isolate ETL-2024a chromosome 4, EG11, whole genome shotgun sequence genome:
- the LOC105043583 gene encoding elongation factor G-2, chloroplastic has product MAGETVRITASAACGFYGSRRPLPLASHRFMGPNYLFTSGLRRASTSDLFGGLLLRSNSNAPMSQERKRKPSVVAMAADGETKRVVPLKDYRNIGIMAHIDAGKTTTTERILYYTGRNYKIGEVHEGTATMDWMEQEQERGITITSAATTTFWNNHRINIIDTPGHVDFTLEVERALRVLDGAICLFDSVAGVEPQSETVWRQADKYGVPRICFINKMDRLGANFFRTRDMIVTNLGATPLVVQLPVGAEDSFQGVVDLLKMKAILWTGEELGAKFVYEDIPADLQDLAQEYRTQMIETIVELDDKAMENYLEGIEPDEQTMKKLIRKGTILGSFVPVLCGSAFKNKGVQPLLDAVVDYLPSPIDLPPMKGSDPDNPEVTIERPASDDEPFAGLAFKIMSDPFVGSLTFVRVYSGKLSAGSYVLNANKGKKERIGRLLEMHANSREDIKSALTGDIIALAGLKDTITGETLCNPDKPVVLERMDFPDPVIKVAIEPKTKADVDKMAVGLIKLAQEDPSFHFSRDEEINQTVIEGMGELHLEIIVDRLKREFKVEANVGAPQVNYRESISRVSEVQYIHKKQSGGQGQFADITVRFEPLEPGSGYEFKSEIKGGAVPKEYIPGVMKGLEECMSNGVLAGYPVVDVRAVLVDGSYHDVDSSVLAFQLAARGAFREGMRKAGPKMLEPIMKVEVVTPEEHLGDVIGDLNSRRGQINSFGDKPGALKVVDALVPLAEMFQYVSTLRGMTKGRASYTMQLAKFDVVPQHIQNQLSSKQAAVAA; this is encoded by the exons ATGGCGGGGGAAACAGTTAGGATAACGGCTTCGGCGGCCTGCGGATTCTATGGCTCCCGCCGTCCCCTCCCTCTTGCTTCCCATCGCTTCATGGGGCCCAACTACTTGTTCACCTCCGGCCTCCGCCGAGCCTCCACCTCCGACCTCTTCGGCGGCCTCCTCCTGAGGTCTAATTCGAACGCTCCGATGTCgcaggaaagaaaaaggaaaccttCCGTCGTCGCCATGGCTGCCGATGGTG AGACAAAGCGAGTAGTGCCGCTGAAGGATTACCGTAATATTGGAATTATGGCTCACATAGATGCAGGGAAAACTACTACTACAGAGCGCATTCTCTACTACACAGGAAGGAATTACAAGATTGGTGAGGTACATGAAGGAACAGCTACAATGGACTGGATGGAACAGGAACAAGAGAGAGGCATCACCATAACCTCTGCAGCAACTACCACCTTTTGGAACAATCACAGAATTAACATTATTGATACTCCTGGCCATGTTGATTTTACACTTGAAGTGGAGCGTGCTCTCAGGGTCCTGGACGGTGCTATATGCTTGTTTGACAGTGTTGCTGGGGTGGAGCCGCAGTCTGAAACTGTGTGGAGACAAGCCGATAAATATGGAGTCCCTAGAATATGCTTTATTAATAAAATGGATCGCCTTGGGGCTAATTTTTTTAGAACTAGGGACATGATTGTGACAAACTTGGGTGCTACACCTCTAGTAGTTCAATTACCGGTGGGTGCAGAAGACAGCTTCCAAGGAGTTGTTGATCTGCTGAAAATGAAAGCTATTTTATGGACAGGGGAAGAGTTAGGTGCGAAATTTGTATATGAAGACATTCCAGCTGATCTTCAAGATTTGGCTCAAGAATACAGAACCCAGATGATAGAAACTATTGTGGAATTAGATGATAAAGCTATGGAAAACTATCTAGAAGGAATTGAACCAGATGAGCAAACAATGAAGAAATTAATTAGAAAAGGCACAATATTGGGTAGTTTTGTTCCAGTTTTATGTGGCTCAGCATTCAAAAACAAAGGTGTTCAACCATTGCTTGATGCTGTTGTTGATTACTTGCCTTCACCAATAGACTTGCCACCAATGAAGGGTTCTGATCCTGACAACCCAGAAGTTACCATTGAAAGGCCTGCTAGTGATGATGAACCATTCGCTGGACTGGCTTTTAAGATTATGAGTGATCCATTTGTAGGATCTCTTACATTCGTGAGGGTCTACTCAGGGAAGTTGAGTGCAGGTTCTTACGTTCTCAATGCAaacaagggaaagaaagagagaattggAAGACTTCTAGAGATGCATGCCAATAGTAGGGAAGATATCAAGTCAGCTTTGACGGGTGATATTATTGCTCTAGCAGGTTTGAAAGATACAATCACTGGTGAAACATTATGTAATCCTGACAAACCTGTAGTGCTTGAACGAATGGACTTTCCAGATCCTGTTATCAAGGTTGCTATAGAACCCAAGACCAAGGCTGATGTCGATAAAATGGCAGTTGGATTAATTAAGCTTGCTCAAGAAGACCCATCTTTCCACTTCTCTAGAGACGAGGAAATCAACCAAACTGTTATTGAAGGAATGGGAGAGCTGCATCTTGAGATCATCGTCGACCGGCTGAAGAGGGAGTTCAAG GTCGAAGCAAATGTAGGCGCACCTCAGGTTAATTACCGTGAAAGCATATCAAGAGTCTCAGAAGTGCAATATATCCACAAGAAGCAGTCTGGTGGACAAGGGCAATTTGCAGACATTACAGTCAGATTCGAACCCTTGGAACCAGGAAGTGGTTATGAATTCAAGAGCGAAATAAAGGGAGGAGCAGTGCCAAAAGAATATATCCCGGGGGTGATGAAAGGGTTGGAAGAATGCATGAGCAATGGCGTGCTTGCTGGCTACCCAGTTGTTGATGTCCGAGCTGTATTAGTTGATGGTTCCTATCATGATGTTGATTCTAGTGTTCTGGCATTTCAACTAGCAGCCCGGGGTGCTTTCCGAGAGGGAATGAGAAAAGCTGGTCCGAAAATGCTGGAACCTATAATGAAAGTTGAAGTAGTCACTCCGGAAGAGCATTTGGGTGACGTTATTGGTGACTTGAACTCTAGAAGAGGCCAGATCAATAGTTTCGGTGATAAACCAGGTGCTCTCAAG GTTGTTGATGCCTTGGTGCCACTGGCTGAAATGTTCCAATATGTAAGCACTCTTCGGGGAATGACAAAAGGGCGTGCATCTTACACAATGCAGCTTGCGAAGTTTGATGTAGTCCCGCAACACATCCAAAACCAGCTCTCTTCGAAACAAGCAGCAGTTGCAGCTTAA
- the LOC105043582 gene encoding 21 kDa protein has product MENHISTAASSILLAGLLALLFTGFHLKECDGARVRPQEPTNTRFIRTSCSATKYPILCFNSLSSYASTIQNSPMKLAHAALSVSLSTARSTSTMMSRMCTAGRMKPREVAAVSDCMENLGDSVDELQESLAEMAHMRGKNMGLTINDIQTWVSAALTDDDTCMDGFAGNAMNGEVKNAVRGHVVKVARLTSNALALINALSSTQFSP; this is encoded by the coding sequence ATGGAGAACCATATTAGCACTGCTGCTTCTTCCATCTTACTTGCTGGCCTGCTTGCTCTTCTTTTCACTGGCTTTCATTTGAAAGAATGCGATGGAGCAAGAGTAAGGCCTCAAGAACCAACAAACACCCGGTTCATAAGAACCTCTTGTAGTGCCACCAAGTACCCCATCCTCTGTTTCAACTCCCTCTCATCCTACGCGAGCACGATCCAGAACAGCCCCATGAAACTAGCTCACGCCGCCTTGTCGGTGAGCCTATCCACGGCCCGGTCCACATCCACCATGATGTCGAGAATGTGTACCGCTGGACGCATGAAACCTCGAGAGGTGGCTGCGGTGAGCGACTGCATGGAGAATTTGGGCGACTCGGTGGACGAGCTCCAAGAGTCTCTCGCAGAAATGGCGCACATGAGAGGCAAGAACATGGGCCTAACGATCAATGACATCCAGACATGGGTGAGTGCTGCGCTCACCGACGACGACACCTGCATGGATGGGTTTGCCGGCAATGCCATGAACGGCGAGGTAAAGAATGCCGTGAGGGGCCACGTCGTTAAGGTGGCGCGGCTGACAAGCAATGCCTTGGCGCTCATCAATGCGCTCTCGTCCACCCAGTTCTCTCCTTAA
- the LOC105043597 gene encoding 21 kDa protein, protein MARYGSTYFPSCYATAALTTLLIFGSFGFHGITTCSAARIHIRKKASTNFIATKCSATTYPRLCVDTLTSHASTIQDNPSLLARTAISVCLASAQSTSAVLSSRSTTGGLGAGDAGAVGDCQTTMGDSMDKLQKSLDAMGSLRGKKGINDIQTWMSTALTDVTMCRRGWRRATWMVVSRVVL, encoded by the coding sequence atggcaCGTTATGGTAGCACCTATTTTCCTTCCTGCTATGCCACTGCTGCTCTCACCACTCTTCTTATCTTTGGTTCCTTTGGTTTCCATGGCATAACAACATGCAGTGCAGCGAGAATCCACATCCGCAAGAAAGCAAGCACAAACTTCATCGCCACCAAGTGCAGCGCCACAACTTACCCACGCCTCTGCGTCGACACGCTCACATCCCATGCCAGCACGATCCAGGACAACCCCTCGCTGCTCGCCAGGACCGCCATCTCGGTGTGCCTGGCCAGTGCGCAGAGCACATCGGCCGTGCTGTCGAGCCGGTCAACCACTGGGGGCTTGGGTGCCGGAGACGCGGGTGCGGTCGGTGACTGCCAGACCACCATGGGAGACTCCATGGACAAGCTCCAGAAGTCCTTGGACGCGATGGGGAGCCTCAGAGGAAAGAAAGGGATTAATGACATACAAACCTGGATGAGCACGGCGCTGACGGACGTGACCATGTGCAGGAGGGGTTGGAGACGAGCAACATGGATGGTAGTGTCAAGAGTAGTATTGTGA
- the LOC105043581 gene encoding LOW QUALITY PROTEIN: 21 kDa protein (The sequence of the model RefSeq protein was modified relative to this genomic sequence to represent the inferred CDS: inserted 2 bases in 2 codons), protein MPRPFSPLYKRSLGAVIVPQTTWNNHLTIPILNRVPGLLTLLLSPPYKKKQMARYSSTYFPSCYATAALTTLLIFGSFGFHGXTTCSAARIHIHKKASTNFIATKCSTTTNPRLCVDTLASHASTIQDNPSLLARTAISVCLASAQSTSAVLSSQSTTGGLGAGDAGAVGDCKTXMGDSADKLQKSLDAMGSLRGKKGINDIQTWMSTALTDVAMCREGLEASNMDGSVKSSIVNAEQLTSIALAFVNGLSPVSP, encoded by the exons ATGCCCCGCCCATTCTCTCCACTATATAAGAGGAGTCTAGGAGCGGTCATAGTCCCCCAAACCACTTGGAACAATCACTTAACCATCCCTATCCTCAACCGTGTTCCTGGTCTCCTAACACTGTTGCTGTCACCACCATACAAGAAGAAACAAATGGCACGTTACAGTAGCACCTATTTTCCTTCCTGCTATGCCACTGCTGCCCTCACCACTCTGCTCATCTTTGGTTCCTTTGGTTTCCATG TGACAACATGCAGTGCAGCGAGAATCCACATCCACAAGAAAGCAAGCACAAACTTCATCGCCACCAAGTGCAGCACCACAACCAACCCACGCCTCTGCGTCGACACGCTCGCATCCCATGCCAGCACGATCCAGGACAACCCCTCGCTACTCGCCCGGACCGCCATCTCGGTGTGCCTGGCCAGCGCGCAGAGCACATCGGCCGTGCTGTCGAGCCAGTCAACCACTGGGGGCTTGGGTGCCGGAGACGCGGGTGCGGTCGGTGACTGCAAGA CCATGGGAGACTCCGCGGACAAGCTCCAGAAGTCCCTGGACGCGATGGGGAGCCTCAGAGGAAAGAAAGGAATTAATGACATACAAACCTGGATGAGCACGGCGCTGACGGACGTAGCCATGTGCAGGGAGGGGTTGGAGGCGAGCAACATGGATGGTAGCGTCAAGAGTAGTATTGTGAACGCTGAACAGCTCACAAGCATTGCTTTGGCTTTTGTCAATGGTCTGAGCCCTGTGTCTCCATGA